One Lysobacter enzymogenes DNA segment encodes these proteins:
- a CDS encoding O-succinylhomoserine (thiol)-lyase, with the protein MSNDTIQTPTRNACTAAVRAGIDRDAAYGAVTPPIVLSSNFSFAGFNDKRQYDYTRSGNPTRDLLGEALAELEGGAGGVITSTGMSAITLVLHAFLKPGDRIVVPHDGYGGSWRLFNALAAKGAFELITADLTDPRSLTEALATNPAVVWIETPSNPLLRITDLRFVIEAAQAKGALTVVDNTFLSPALQRPIAFGADLVVHSTTKYINGHSDVVGGAVVAKSEDHHQKLIWWANALGLTGSPFDAFLTLRGLRTLDARLRVHQENTQAIAELLDAHPAVRVVHYPGLASHPGHALAARQQKGFGAMLSVEIDGGVEAVRAFVDGLSCFTLAESLGGVESLVAHPATMTHAAMSPEARAAAGIGDGLLRLSVGIEHVDDLIADLQAALDRASAAVATAARAKR; encoded by the coding sequence GTGAGCAACGACACCATCCAGACCCCGACCCGCAACGCCTGTACCGCCGCCGTGCGCGCCGGCATCGACCGCGACGCCGCCTACGGCGCGGTGACCCCGCCGATCGTGCTGTCGTCGAACTTCAGCTTCGCCGGCTTCAACGACAAGCGCCAGTACGACTACACCCGCAGCGGCAACCCGACCCGCGACCTGCTCGGCGAAGCGCTGGCCGAACTCGAGGGCGGCGCCGGCGGCGTGATCACCTCCACCGGCATGTCCGCGATCACCCTGGTGCTGCACGCCTTCCTCAAGCCCGGCGACCGCATCGTGGTGCCGCACGACGGCTACGGCGGCAGCTGGCGCCTGTTCAACGCGCTCGCGGCCAAGGGCGCGTTCGAGCTGATCACCGCCGACCTGACCGACCCGCGTTCGCTGACCGAGGCGCTGGCGACCAACCCGGCCGTGGTCTGGATCGAAACCCCGTCCAACCCGCTGCTGCGCATCACCGACCTGCGCTTCGTGATCGAGGCCGCGCAGGCCAAGGGCGCGCTGACCGTGGTCGACAACACCTTCCTGTCGCCGGCGCTGCAGCGCCCGATCGCGTTCGGCGCCGATCTGGTCGTGCATTCGACCACCAAGTACATCAACGGCCACAGCGACGTGGTCGGCGGCGCGGTCGTCGCCAAGAGCGAGGACCACCACCAGAAGCTGATCTGGTGGGCCAACGCGCTGGGCCTGACCGGCTCGCCGTTCGACGCCTTCCTGACCCTGCGCGGGCTGCGCACGCTCGACGCGCGCCTGCGCGTGCACCAGGAAAACACCCAGGCCATCGCCGAACTGCTCGACGCCCATCCGGCGGTGCGCGTGGTCCATTACCCGGGGCTGGCCTCGCACCCGGGCCACGCCCTGGCCGCGCGCCAGCAGAAGGGCTTCGGCGCGATGCTCAGCGTCGAGATCGACGGCGGCGTCGAGGCGGTGCGCGCGTTCGTCGACGGGCTGAGCTGCTTCACCCTGGCCGAATCGCTCGGCGGCGTGGAGAGCTTGGTCGCGCATCCGGCGACCATGACCCACGCGGCGATGTCGCCGGAAGCGCGCGCCGCCGCCGGCATCGGCGACGGCCTGCTGCGCCTGTCGGTGGGCATCGAGCATGTCGACGACCTCATCGCCGACCTGCAGGCCGCGCTCGACCGCGCCAGCGCGGCGGTGGCCACGGCGGCGCGCGCGAAACGATGA
- a CDS encoding phytase, which translates to MNSRLVAVLLATALLSACASAPPRPAEPRRNAEPPPGTRSLPERFVSTPQARDELDSLATWPAADGSTWLIATAKSTHRLAVYDADSGQRLREFGEKGEALGQFKRPNGVAVFGDYLFVAERDNHRVQVLRLPEFAPLASFGEAQLRSPYGLWLNETAPDELEVYVTDNFMYGAKFDQVPPLNELDQRVRRYRLRFDADGRVGSEYLGAFGDTSEQAALRIVESIAGDAAGDRLLIADEDLGHGSTLREYSLAGRATGRALPAGSFAAQAEGVALWDCARGGGYWIAVDQLDPQTVFHVFERDSLRPVGSFRGERTAHTDGIAVHAAATRAFPYGALYAVDDDRSVAAFDLGEVARALQLQSDCLD; encoded by the coding sequence ATGAACAGCCGCCTCGTCGCCGTCCTGCTCGCCACCGCCCTGCTGTCCGCCTGCGCCTCGGCCCCGCCGCGGCCGGCCGAACCGCGCCGCAACGCCGAGCCGCCGCCGGGCACGCGCAGCCTGCCCGAGCGCTTCGTCTCCACGCCGCAGGCGCGCGACGAACTGGACTCGCTGGCGACCTGGCCCGCCGCCGACGGCTCGACCTGGCTGATCGCCACCGCCAAATCGACCCACCGCCTGGCCGTGTACGACGCCGACAGCGGCCAGCGCCTGCGCGAATTCGGCGAAAAGGGCGAGGCGCTCGGCCAGTTCAAGCGCCCCAACGGCGTGGCCGTGTTCGGCGACTATCTGTTCGTGGCCGAGCGCGACAACCACCGCGTGCAGGTGCTGCGCCTGCCCGAGTTCGCGCCGCTGGCCAGCTTCGGCGAGGCCCAGCTGCGCAGCCCGTACGGCCTGTGGCTCAACGAGACCGCGCCGGACGAGCTGGAGGTCTACGTCACCGACAACTTCATGTACGGCGCCAAGTTCGACCAGGTGCCGCCGCTGAACGAACTCGACCAGCGCGTGCGCCGCTACCGCCTGCGCTTCGACGCCGACGGCCGGGTCGGCAGCGAGTACCTGGGCGCGTTCGGCGACACCAGCGAGCAGGCCGCACTGCGCATCGTCGAATCCATCGCCGGCGACGCCGCCGGCGACCGCCTGCTGATCGCCGACGAAGACCTCGGCCACGGCTCGACCCTGCGCGAATACAGCCTGGCCGGCCGCGCCACCGGCCGCGCCCTGCCCGCCGGCAGCTTCGCCGCCCAGGCCGAGGGCGTGGCGCTGTGGGACTGCGCGCGCGGCGGCGGCTACTGGATCGCGGTCGATCAGCTCGATCCGCAGACCGTGTTCCACGTCTTCGAGCGCGACAGCCTGCGCCCGGTCGGCAGCTTCCGCGGCGAGCGCACCGCGCACACCGACGGCATCGCCGTGCACGCGGCCGCCACCCGCGCGTTTCCGTACGGCGCGCTGTACGCGGTCGACGACGACCGCTCGGTCGCCGCCTTCGACCTCGGCGAGGTCGCCCGCGCGCTGCAACTGCAATCGGATTGCCTCGACTAA
- a CDS encoding peptidoglycan DD-metalloendopeptidase family protein, translating to MPRPTSLIVPSLILAATLAAPAAQAGKLYRWTDRNGVTHYGDRAPSEAAATAIGAAEVKVIPYRSEPGSIARLRVQQDGDRYLAWADNSLAGPIEVRLDFNHSNNIIGSPLLPASATLDPRASAVVSVLSAQDPSRGGDFELSMRSVPGDPRARPQNADYLLPLRQQQFRIDQGYGGHFSHSEPEHRYAVDFAADIGTPVLAARDGTVMQVESDFDKAGLNLEKFGDRANFVRILHDDGTMALYAHLKADDGVMVRVGQRVRAGQQIGLSGNTGFSTGPHLHFAVQVNRGMRLESIPFRMTGPQGPLRLGGSVR from the coding sequence ATGCCGCGTCCGACTTCCCTCATCGTCCCCAGCCTGATCCTGGCCGCCACGCTCGCTGCGCCCGCGGCGCAGGCCGGCAAGCTGTATCGCTGGACCGACCGCAACGGCGTCACCCACTACGGCGACCGCGCGCCCAGCGAGGCGGCCGCCACCGCGATCGGCGCGGCCGAGGTCAAGGTGATCCCGTACCGCTCCGAGCCCGGATCGATCGCGCGCCTGCGCGTGCAACAGGACGGCGACCGCTACCTGGCCTGGGCCGACAACAGCCTGGCCGGGCCGATCGAGGTGCGGCTGGACTTCAACCACAGCAACAACATCATCGGCAGCCCGCTGCTGCCGGCCAGCGCCACCCTCGACCCGCGCGCCAGCGCGGTGGTCAGCGTGCTCAGCGCGCAGGACCCCAGCCGCGGCGGCGATTTCGAACTGAGCATGCGCTCCGTGCCGGGCGACCCGCGCGCGCGGCCGCAGAACGCCGACTACCTGCTGCCGCTGCGCCAGCAGCAGTTCCGCATCGACCAGGGCTACGGCGGCCACTTCAGCCACAGCGAACCCGAGCACCGCTACGCGGTCGACTTCGCCGCCGACATCGGCACCCCGGTGCTGGCCGCGCGCGACGGCACGGTGATGCAGGTCGAGTCCGACTTCGACAAGGCCGGGCTGAACCTGGAGAAGTTCGGCGACCGCGCCAACTTCGTGCGCATCCTCCACGACGACGGCACCATGGCCCTGTACGCCCACCTCAAGGCCGACGACGGGGTCATGGTCCGGGTCGGCCAGCGCGTGCGCGCCGGCCAGCAGATCGGCCTGTCCGGCAACACCGGCTTCAGCACCGGGCCGCACCTGCATTTCGCGGTGCAGGTCAACCGCGGCATGCGCCTGGAATCGATCCCGTTCCGCATGACCGGCCCGCAGGGGCCGCTGCGGCTGGGCGGCAGCGTCCGCTAA
- the metX gene encoding homoserine O-succinyltransferase MetX, with protein MSFAPSIDSRSAASVERSDSYAFYAASAAAFERAPTPRAVRGEIAVELQLRHAGRRALRLRYEIQGDRALPAVFVAGGISAHRHLAPSREFAEAGWWESQVGAGRSLDPAQHCLVSFDWVGADGALDVAIDPADQADAVAALLDALKIARLQAFVGYSYGAMVGLQFAARHPQRIESLVSISGTHRAHPYAAAWRALQRRAVALGALQCDEAQGLALARELAVLSYRTPEEFAERFGAAQVVDGRVRVDAEDYLDHCGNKYVARTSPTAFLRLSESIDLQQVDPASIRIPVTVVAVGEDRLIPLGDNYELVERLRGETRLRVLRSIYGHDACLKEQSQIDTILREALADCTSAAA; from the coding sequence ATGAGCTTCGCCCCCAGCATCGACAGCCGCAGCGCCGCCAGCGTCGAACGCAGCGATTCCTACGCCTTTTATGCCGCTTCGGCCGCCGCCTTCGAGCGCGCGCCGACGCCGCGCGCCGTTCGCGGCGAGATCGCGGTCGAACTCCAGCTGCGCCACGCCGGCCGCCGCGCGCTGCGCCTGCGTTATGAAATCCAGGGCGACCGCGCGTTGCCGGCGGTGTTCGTCGCCGGCGGCATCTCCGCCCACCGCCACCTCGCGCCGAGCCGCGAATTCGCCGAGGCCGGCTGGTGGGAAAGCCAGGTCGGCGCGGGCCGTTCGCTGGATCCGGCGCAGCACTGCCTGGTCTCGTTCGACTGGGTCGGCGCCGACGGCGCGCTCGACGTCGCGATCGATCCGGCCGACCAGGCCGACGCCGTCGCCGCCTTGCTCGACGCGCTGAAGATCGCCCGCCTGCAGGCCTTCGTCGGCTATTCCTACGGCGCGATGGTCGGCCTGCAGTTCGCCGCGCGCCATCCGCAGCGGATCGAGTCGCTGGTTTCGATCAGCGGCACCCACCGCGCCCATCCCTATGCCGCCGCGTGGCGCGCGCTGCAGCGCCGCGCGGTCGCGCTCGGCGCGCTGCAATGCGACGAGGCCCAGGGCCTGGCGCTGGCGCGCGAACTGGCGGTGCTGAGCTACCGCACCCCGGAAGAGTTCGCCGAGCGTTTCGGCGCTGCGCAAGTGGTCGACGGCCGCGTGCGCGTCGACGCCGAGGACTATCTCGACCATTGCGGCAACAAGTACGTCGCCCGCACCTCGCCGACCGCGTTCCTGCGCCTGTCGGAATCCATCGACCTGCAGCAGGTCGATCCGGCGTCGATCCGCATCCCGGTCACCGTGGTCGCGGTCGGCGAAGACCGGCTGATCCCGCTGGGCGACAACTACGAGCTGGTCGAGCGCCTGCGCGGCGAAACCCGCCTGCGCGTGCTGCGCTCGATCTACGGCCACGACGCCTGCCTGAAAGAACAGTCCCAGATCGACACCATTCTTCGCGAAGCGTTGGCCGACTGTACGTCGGCGGCCGCCTGA